The genomic segment GCGCAGCGTGCTGCACTTTAGGCCGGAGCACGGTTTCTTGTTTAAAGCCGATGGCAGCGCAATGCGCCGTCTTCACCCACTGGCCGAATAATCATTTGGCTTTTTAAAAATTGCAGCTTTATTTTGCCTGCGCTGGGTATTTCTCTGGCAAGGGCTTTGCTTGGTTTTTTGGAGGGTTTATGAATACAACACGCCGCCAGTTTGGCAAGTTTGCAGTTTCTACTATCGCAGCAGCAGTCGCGATTTCTTTTGCCGGGCCTGCTTTTGCTGCAGATAAGCTGGTGATTTGGGTGAATGGCGATAAGGGCTATAAGGGCATCGGGCAGGTGGGCGCCGCTTTTACCAAGGCCACTGGGGTAGAGGTAGTGGTGGAGCATCCCGAAGATGCGCCTTCTAAATTTCAGCAGGCGGCTGCCGCAGGCAAAGGCCCGGATATCTGGATCTGGCCGCATGATCGCCTAGGTGAATGGATGACGGCAGGCTTACTTAGCCCGATTACGCCATCCAAGAAAGTGCAGGCCGAGATCGACCCGCTGGCTTGGAAAGCTTTTACCGTAAATGGTAAACAATGGGGCTATCCGATTGCCATTGAAGCGCTGGCGCTGATTTATAACAAAGACCTCGTACCTGTGCCGCCTAAGAGCTTTGATGATGTGATGGCGCTGGATAAAAAACTAGCCGCGCAGGGCAAAAAAGCCATTCTGTGGGATTACGGCGAGCCTTATTTTAGCTGGCCATTGCTGGCAGCAGGCGGCGCGTATGCCTTTAAGCCTAAGGCTGATGGCACTTACGATGCGAAAGATGTGGGCGTCAACAATGCTGGAGCTATTGCGGGCTTAGAAACCATTAATACAATGATTAAAACCGGCGTCATGCCAAAAAGCGCGACTTATGCCGATATGGAAGCCGGTGTGAATCAGGGCAAGATCGCCATGATGATCAATGGCCCCTGGGCCTGGGACAATCTGAAAAAGAGCAAAATCAACTGGGCAGTAGCGCCAATTCCATCGATTAATGGTAAGCCGGGCGCGCCCTTTGTGGGTGTATTGGGTGCCATGCTGAATCGCTCTTCTAAGAATAAAGAGCTGGCGGTGGAGTTTTTAGAAAACCATATGCTCACCGTACAAGGCCTTAAAACCATGAATGCCGATGTGCCCTTGGGCGTGCCCGCCAATAAAGCTTTTTTTAATGAGCTGAAATCTGATCCGGCGATTAAAGCATCGATGGAATCTGCTAAAGCGGGCCAGCCTATGCCTAATATCCCGGAAATGGGCCGCTTCTGGGCTTCATTAAAATCAGCATTGCAAAATGTAACGCAAGGCCGCCAAACCCCTAAGCAGGGCCTGGATGCTGCAGCGGCACGGATTAGCAGTAAGTAAGGCGAATTGTTTACTGCGATCGTGATATTTGTAGGGTGGGCACACGGTTTTATCGTGCCCACGCGTGCATTGCCGCCGCGAGTGAAAGACTTGCTCGCTCTATAGATATCAATTGGATCTATTGGTATGTATGGCTTTTTTTGTAGGGCGGGTGAAACCCCATATGCGCTAAGCAAAGTCAAAAGCCATTTTTTTTAGTGCCTTCGGCACATTAATTTTGGTGCGGGCGTCCCGCTGGACCTTCCTTTCTTGCGCGGCCAAGAAACGAAGCCAAAGAAGGCCGCCCCAAACAGCACGAAGGCCCCTCACTGCGGACAATCGAGGTGGCGTCAATTCAACTCGCTTCGCTCAAACACGAATTGACGACTACCCCACCCCGCTTGTTCCTCGCTTCGGCGTGCTTCAGGGGGGTACTTAAGCCCCGTGCCGAGAGCGTGGGTATCGTGTTTTTCGCTGTTTGCTAATGACAAAAAAGTTTGGTTAGCGCGTATGGGGTGAAACCCGCCGTTTTCTACACAATTTCATAGAAAAATCTGGCGGGTTTCACCCGCACTACGATGATTCGATGTTTGAAATATTTATTAGCAAGGGCGCAGCTGGTTTATGCGACTAAGGGAAAATAGAATGAGCGGATTGAATAGGCGCTGGCTGTTGGCTTCG from the Iodobacter fluviatilis genome contains:
- the malE gene encoding maltose/maltodextrin ABC transporter substrate-binding protein MalE; the protein is MNTTRRQFGKFAVSTIAAAVAISFAGPAFAADKLVIWVNGDKGYKGIGQVGAAFTKATGVEVVVEHPEDAPSKFQQAAAAGKGPDIWIWPHDRLGEWMTAGLLSPITPSKKVQAEIDPLAWKAFTVNGKQWGYPIAIEALALIYNKDLVPVPPKSFDDVMALDKKLAAQGKKAILWDYGEPYFSWPLLAAGGAYAFKPKADGTYDAKDVGVNNAGAIAGLETINTMIKTGVMPKSATYADMEAGVNQGKIAMMINGPWAWDNLKKSKINWAVAPIPSINGKPGAPFVGVLGAMLNRSSKNKELAVEFLENHMLTVQGLKTMNADVPLGVPANKAFFNELKSDPAIKASMESAKAGQPMPNIPEMGRFWASLKSALQNVTQGRQTPKQGLDAAAARISSK